One Micromonas commoda chromosome 5, complete sequence genomic window, CCCCGCGATCatctccgccttggcgtcggcgacgatggttCGGTACCTCGACACCCGAacggactcggcggcgaaagCCGCGACGGTTTCCTCGTCGGCAAAgttcgcgggggcgcgccgacgcctcgacgcgatcgcctcgagcggTGACGTACCGACTTTCTCGTGTCCGACGGGTGCCGCGTGTCCGACGGGTGACAGGTGCCACGGCTCCTCGCCCCAAACCTTCcacggcaccctcgcgtccgtcgtctcgccgtccgccgccccggacgagaccccgccgccggtaaACGCCGGGAACCActccccgcccgcgcatCCCAACGTCAGCGACACGCACGCCCGGTCCTTCGGCCCACGACCGGCGACGCACCACACCGTCGACCCGCCGGACgggtcgcacgcggcgagcatcgcgaTCCCCGCGGGCTGACCCGGCGCGCTGGGACCTTTAAAGGCGGCTcggacgtccgcgcgttGCGAGGGCGAACCCCCCAGCGCGGATAccatcgcgtccatcgcggcggcgacgccgtggtcgtcgccatccttacccggcgccatcgcccacgcccccgcggtggtgacggcgacgaagtGCGTGCCCCACTCGCGTCGGGTcgccgagccccgcgcgagtTCGCCGGGTCTCGGACcgcggtcccgccgccgatcctctttttcgtcgtcgtcattcgcggcgggagccggcTCGGGagcgaaggcggcgcgcaacgcctccgccgccgctctcgcctccgcgggttTCCTCCCGCCGCTGACGTCCCACGTTCGCTCGAACACGACGTGGAGGTCGGTGGCGCGCATGATCAGCACGctgacgccgcgcccggaccCGAAGGGCCCGACGCCCCTCTCGCCAACCTCGAAGCCACCCGCCGGGTCGATGTTGGCCAACCtcgggtcgacgtcgcgaggggaGTCCCGCGGGGACGCGTGATCCGACGGGGGCTCCCCGCTcgtgttcgtcgtcgtcggcgtcgttggaatcggcgtcgtcgtcggcgtcgtcgcgtcaccgccgacgccgttggAGGAGACCAGATCcgagtcggcggcgctcgcatccttcgcggcgtcatcgccaTCTTTGTCACCCTCCCCGATCCGttccgcgtccccgccgtccttGACCCCGCCCTTGACCCCGCCCTTGACCCCCTTGGCCGCACCCTTCTCCTTTTGGGTCTTcgcccgtggacgcggcggatccggcggcCGTCGCCTGTACTCCGCGTCTCCCAGCGTCAcccgcctcgcccccgaCTGCGCCGAATTGtatccgccgccgaacgccgccAGCCGGACCATCCCCATCCGGCACTCGGCCCTCGACGTGCTGAACACAGCCTCcagctcgccgacggtgaaccccgcgagggcgacgcggtaCGTGCGGTTGGTGGTGAGCTTCAGTCGCttgcgccgcgtcgcggatTCCTCCTTGGTGACGTCGTAGAGGACCGATCGGCGTCGGGTGTGGACGGTGAGTCCTCGGGTGGCAGCCTGGAGGAAGAGgtctccgacgacgtcctcgtgggATTCGTTCGCgttggcgacgggcgcgacgtccagTGCGAGCCTCCACCCGTCCCTCTTCTCGAAGTCCGCGgggagcgcgccgggggacCATCGCACCTgcacctcgtcgcgcccgactcGCACGATCTCcagcggcgtcgtcacctTGACCCCCGACACCTCCGCGCATATCTGCGGGGTCGGGCCGGTGCTCGGATGCGACTGAACCTTCACGACGTACGCATCAGATGCCGCGAGGTCCTTGGGGACCCTCCACCTGACGCTCACCCTCCCGGTGctcgggtcgacgcgcgcgcagtCGTGCACCGTCCGCCACGATTTGCCCGTCCAGCCATTGACGCCCAGCAGGATCTGAACCTCGTCGCAGGCGCGGTCCTTACCGACGCCGCACTCGGCGATGAACACGCACTCGACGCCCTGCTCCAGGACATCGCCGGGCTTGTGGCTGGTGACGGCGATCGACATCTCCGTCGATACACCCGTGCACTCGGCCGTCGTCGGTTCCTCCGCCTTTGCCAAAATGtcacccgcgaggaggtgAGGGTGTTCAAAGGTGCCCTTTCGAGGTCCTCTCGAGTTGGCGGTCTGCTGCCTGGCTGGTCCTCTCCAAGTCTCGTGCGTGGGCCCAAGTTCGCGGGAAATTTCATCCTTTTTTTGGACTTTTTTGTTTTTTTGTCCCTTTGTTTTCCTCGGAATGTGACGTGGACATTCGACCCCCACACGCCCAACCCTCGTCCGTCGGATAGAAGATGTCGACGAAGCGGGTGCGCCGGGATGCGCCCGGAGACGCGTCCGTGCTCCTCGCCCTAcccctcgagctcctccccgAGATCTTCTCGCACTTAACAAGGCgtgaggcggcgggcgccaaaGGAACGTGTCGAGTTTTGCGGGACGTGTGCCGGTCGCTCGAGTCGGAGGAACCCGGACGCAAGCTTTACCACCGCCTTCGACTCATGGTGGCGtgctcgagcaccgcggaggTTGTGGAGTTTTCACTGCGCGGACAAGACCCGCCGAAACGCGTGGCGGTGGGACGGGCGTGGGCAAAGTCCGACAAGGTGAAGCGATTCAGGCGGAAAGACGGACCATGGCTCACGGGCATCGCGTTGTCTCCAGACGGAGACAGGCTATACTGTCAATGCTACCACGAGGTGGGCACGGTGGTCCTGGACGGCAAGACGCTCGAGTACAAGCGCATGTACCTACCGCCCCAGAAGGAATGGAGGTTTCCACCCGAACACCCGGACACTCCGTTAATGCCCGGTGACTGGCAAATCCAAGGCCCCGAGGGAATCGCCTGCGCCGGCGACAAGGTGTACACGACCTTCGCGGACGGGAAGGTCGGGTGCATATACCTCAACAAAGCAAAGGCATACGCGCCCatgtccctcgccgccggttgGATCGACAGGTACGTCCATAATCTCGGCTCTCTTTGGATGGAGGGAACCGATCCGATCTATGCGTTTTGCCAAACCGCCACAGCGCGACACTGCTGCGAAATCTACGCGCGGCTCGGAGAAGTGTACGAACAGACGTGGCGACCCAACGCTCCGACCCCGAGTTGGAAACTCGCGGGACCGTGCTGTTTCCACAGGcacgcccccggcgcgatgCAGGAGCCATACCACCAAGACATGATCGAACAGGGTTTAGAGGACAACGTCTTCAAGGTGTACGGATACGTGGCGTGGGGATGCGACGTCGGCCCGGACGGCGCGTTgtacgtcgccgtcgatcgcgatCACCAACCGACGGGGAATAACTACACGTTGCCGCCCGGGAAATGCCCGATCCCGACCTGCGAGCGGAGGAAGACGGGGGTGATAATGCGGGTGGTATTCGCCGACTACCGCTCCGTGTCGTCCCAAGCCATCATCGGTCAGGAGTTTTACACGAAGGGCGAACACTTGGCGCGACCCAGCGGATTGACGTTCACCCCGGACGGCGACATGCTCgtggcgtcgatggacgGGTGCGTCAGTAAGTTCGGCGGGCcgcggagcccgaggcgcggcgagttcctcgGGGTGTTTCACAGCCTGAAGGCTCGCGATGAGCGCTACATCGAAGGTATGTCGAAGGAGATCAAAGAGATGGTCGACGAGGGAGGTGTTCCTGCGGGTTTGGCGACGTTGGGTTTGGATAAAATCCCGCTGCAGCCGCTCGACGtgtgggcgccgcgtcgccaaggaggaaGGGTGTTCATATCGGTACACAGGGCGCTGGAAAAGAGCGATCCTCTACGAGGGTggtacgacgacgccggggtgaTTGTGTGCGACGGGGCCGGGAACGAGATCGACTTCATCCGCGACCCCCACATCGCGGAACACTGCAACATGATGACGGGCGAGTAGCCGACTTTAAGAGGGAGGTCCGGGTAAAGCCTTTTTTTGTGAAATTACAGATCCTGCATTGAATACTCATATAAAGTACGTCGAGTTTACAGTTGAAACAAATCAGCAGAAATCCTGTTAGCCGGGTGTCGGCGAATGTCTCGGGAACTGATCGTGCCAAATCCCGGGAAATAAacagcgccatcgcggtcCCCATCCGCCTCCGACACACATCCGGCGCGCCCGAAGGCCTCGACCCCCTTCCGGATCGGCAGCCATGGCGTTCGTGTATCGAGCTCGTCGGTCGACGGGCATGtcgagcacggcgacgtccgagGTGAGCCCCGGCCCCGAACCCCCCTTCCCCCTCACCGATCCGCCCCGTCCCTTCCCGTAAAGTGTCGAATCCCAAGAAGAGCCCAGAAGACGCTCCACATTCAACACGTCTCTCCCGACGCCCAACCCCCGCAGGCGCTGGGTCCTGGGTCGTACGGAGGCGCCCGGGAGCATAAatccacccgcggcgcccccttCGGCACCGCGAAGCGAGATACCGGCATGGTCCGGCCCGGGCGGGtccccggccccggcgcgtACGGAGACTGGGCACTGTCGGTCACGGGCATCGGGGCGCATCGCCCTTCGACCGTCTCCAAGGGGTTCGGGGGCGggccgaggctcgcgcccgacgcgtcgctcgcatCCCCGGGCCCGGGGACGTATTACGATCACGGGGCGAACCTCTGGATCAAGCGCGTGGGATCCGGGAGGGAAGGCCCGTCGTCCCGCTCGCGAGGAAGCCCCCATCGGAcgctctccgcgacgacgacgacatcgtcgtcgtccaccgcgaggcgcgccgagAGATCCAAGACGCCCGGAGCGGCGAgaccgccgtccgcgaccCCGCCCAGCAtcccgtcccgcgcgcggagcCACGGCTACGTGGACCCGTCGCCGGACTCGGCATCGCGCGACATGATCCCCGCGCCGGTTCCACGCGGGCGGGTGCACGCGTACGACGGCGTGGGCGATGACCGCATCGGACCAGACAGGTactcgccgacgatgacaGCTGTGGATGTTTCGCGATGTACGGatttcgcgtcgtcgcgcagccgccgggcgcccgtgcccgcgtcgccccgaagATCCCCGGGCGCCAGGCACCTGGACGAGGTGACGACGAGGCTCGCGCCCATGGCGtacgcgggaggcgcggacgagcgcgacgcggccaaCGATCCATCCAAAGAATCCAAAGAATCCAAAGAATCCAAAGAATCCGTCGACGAGAAAGGATCCGTCGAGTCTCCCGAAAAGGCGTCTCCCTCGGTCGTCAGAGGCgtgccgtccaccgcgggccaCGTGGCGGTTCGCAGGGGCAGCGCGTCCGACTCcggtcgcgcgcgaaggcgtcggagCGCGGGAATGCCCACGCCGGGCCCGGGCGAatacgccggcgcggcgtcatCCGGCTTTGACAGGCTCCGTTCGCCGTCCAGGCTGGAGCGGCTCGGGGGATCGGAGCGAGGTCGACGGGGGATGGAGAGCGCCAGGGCGCACGGCAGGTCGTCCGCgtgggacgacgacatcgcgtcgccgggcggcggcaagggtgccgagggtgccgcgggTGTTAAGGGTacgacgaggaagccgccgccgctcgcggtggatGCAACCGGGCGACTCGAGGACTCGGCCGGGGACGTTTCTGACCGTTTCTCTGACCGTTTCTCTctccgaacgcgccgcgcgtcctccgcgatggGCCGCCGCTCCCCGCTTCCGCAGACGGGATTCGGAACCAGCGTGAGGTCCAGTTTatccgcgggggcgcactCGCCGGGCCCGGGCGCctacgacgccatcgtcccCGGAATGAactcgccgtccccgtcgagtCGCAAGGGCACCTTCGGCCGGTCGCTCAGCGGCGAAAACCTCAGCTCCCTAACTCCGAGCCCAGGGTCGGACAGTCCGGGTCCCGGCGCGTACGATTCCCCTTCGGGACGTAagacgccatcgtcgccgtccaccagGTCGCACCAGGTGGCCGGcttcgtcaccgccgcgagaaAAAATGTCGCAGGGGCCGGATTCGTCAGGGGCTTGAGCGCCGGCCGAGTCTCGCTCGAttcggacgacggcgccgcgcgagagagGACGCCCAACCGGGGGTTCGGGCGacaggcggcgcggggcaagggcgacgcgcctgTACCCGACTTTCCGGGTCCCGGGGCGTACGACGCCGAGTACGGGACAAACGACGCGTGGGAGCGACGCAAACGGGCGGGCGTCGATCGATCAGCGACGCTTCGAACGACTTTGCTTTCGAAACATAATTTTGAAGCAAAGTCCCCGACGCACGGCTCTCCCGGACCGGGGCACTACGATTGCGTCGGGTCCAActggcgcgggggcgcgggaggcgggaGGAGCGGCTTCCGTAGCGGGTCGGAAAGGGGAGGCGATCCGGCGTTTACCAGCCCGTCGCCCGGTCCGGGATTGTATTACCCGAGGGATACCATCGTCAGGCGCTCGCACAACGTGACCGCGAGGTAGATAGgtgggacgacgcgaggtaggtgggacgacgcgaggtggGGAAAGTCCCGATGGctgcgtcgcggtcgcggcgcagtCGCGTCGTGCGTAAAACAACGTGTAAAACAAGTCGGTCGTTCTAGCCCAActccccgcccgcggagcGGGGATGGCGCGCTTATTTTTCGGCGATCGCAACCCCTGAACGAGTCCCTTTGAACGGGACTTTCAGGTTCTTGCTGGATCTCCGCGCGCCAGCCCCGCGTTCGTCTCGGGGGGAAACTGGGACACTAAGGTATGTATGTGCATTCGTCGTACGTACACGCAGCCCGCGCGTgtcgtgctcgtcgcgaTGGATCAGTCCGCCGttcgttcgcgcgcgtcagcaCCCGATCAGCTCCCGCCGTTGTCCTCGAGAAACGAAAACGTCGAACCCCCGGGGGGGaagagcccgccgccgaggttcaaGCCGTCCATGTCCCCCTCCAGGCTCaccccgccgagcccgcctcTTTTGACGACGGgcgggtgcgcggcggcggcggcgtgctgcgacgccccgcccaccgccggAGGCTTGGACGGCTCGAGTGTGGACCacatcccgccgccgccgccgtaggAACCGTGCGCAGATCCCGGGGACGTGCCGAAGATGCCGCCGTACGAATCCATCCCCGCGAGGGAGGTCCCGTGGGACCCAACCGGCGGGGAAGAACCGGGCGCATAGGAGTACTGATGCTGATGATGCTGATGATGCTGCTGGTGCTGCTGGAGCTGCTGCTGCGAGTAGCCGTGCGCCGCCGATTCAATCCTGGAGTTCGTCCTGGAGTCTGTCATGGAGTCCGCCCCGTATCCGTGCGCGGAATCCGTCCACCCCGTTTCTGTTTCGTCGTTGgaccacgcgccgccgacgccgttggaccacgcgccgccctcgcggggcGCGGACCCGTACGCGGACCCGCCGGGTGAGCCGACGGGGTACCCCGAGTGCGAGGAACCGTTGttggagccgccgcgctggatgCGCTGCGtcgggcgctcgtcggcgtggtcgcggacggcgccgacgaaaTCGTCGTCAGAGGGGAGctcaaagccgccgccgttgatcGCGGCCCACGGGTCGGGGGTTCGCCAACGCTCGTCGCGATGATGCTGCTGCTGATGCTGCTGCTGATGCTGCTGCCAGGTGTGAGAGTTGCCGGAGTAGTAGGGGttgccgccgtcgtccggcTGCCGCTCCTGCTGCCAGCTGTCAGCGCGTGAGTCGCCAGAGGAGTaagcgccggcggcggtggcggcaaACTCGTAAGGGTTttgcgcggcggccgcgtacGGGTTTTGTCGCATCCCacccgggggcgcgccgggcggcggcatcggcggcggcggcgccgctcccCTCGAGTTCGTCCCGGGGCGGGGACCcgggggcagcggcggggcgccgggcgccttGGGCGTCGGGACCCtgttcgcgggcggcggcggtccccccgggggtggaggaggcggatgcggcggcggcgggggcggggcgcccCGAGGAAGCGggggcaccgcggcggcgttgggcgcggcggcgaacgccgactgctgctgctgctgtcGCTGCGCCGCGTATtgatgcgcggcggcgatctgcTGCTGCCGACCCTGCGTGTTTGCCGGGTTCTGCTGATGCTCGGGCTGGTGGTGCTGCTgctggtggtggtggtggtgatGATGGTGCGAGGGAGGGGCGTGCGTCTTGTActtgtcctcctccgcctgcagcctcctcgccagcgcctcgtcgctctCGAACGTACCCGGCTGGTACTTGtagccgccctcctccgcctgcaGTCGCCTGGCTAAttcctcgtcggtgacggcgggggcggaggcggcttcGCGCTCCAAACGCTGCGCCGTCTcagccgcgagcttctccttCTTTTTCTTGCGCTGCAAAGCCTTTTTGGACAGGCCCTCGGTGTTGCCCGCCGGTTGGTGGCCCGCGAGTTCCTGCGCCTGCGaactcgcggcgtcggcggtttTGTCCTTGGCCTTTTTCGACTCCATCTTTCGTCGAatctcctccatctcggccATCTCCCGttccgccgcagcctccgcggctctGCGCAGCGCAGCCTgcctgtccgcggcggcgctggtctccgcggcggcctgctgcgcggcggacgcgcccttagcggccgcctcggcttcctccgcggcggctctctccttcgccgcgcgtttCTTGGCCTTTTTGCTCATCGTCCCGTGGatagcctcggcgacgtcgccattttccgcggcggcgcccttgtccgcgtccgccttggcgccgtgCGACGCCCTGCCGTGATGTTCGGGCGGGGCCTTGCCCGAGGTGGCGTACGCCGACTCGACGGAGTAGGGTCCCCACTcggagacgtcgccgtcgggctcCACCCGCCCCACTCGCGCCTTGAAGCAGTACCGGGTGCCCGGGATCAGGTCCGACACCGTCACCACCGTCTTGCCCTTGACCGAGGTGAACACCGAGtagtcgcgctcgcgctccttcgtCAGCGACAGCTCCCAGCACCGGTCCTTGGGTAAGGTCTGGTTGGTGTTCTTGCTGCGGTGGAGGTTCAGCGTTATGCTCGTGTCCGTCCTCGACACCAGCGTGGGTCGCTGGAGCTTCTCCAGCGGCTGCTTCGCCCTGCGCGCCTCGTCATCCTtcctcgcgagctccgcggcgtacctCGCAGCCTCCTTGCGCATCCGCTCGAGCCTCTCGaagagctcgtcgtcgtcgacgcttCCGGACCCTTCGCCTCGGGACGATCGACGTGGCGGTTTCTCGCCAAACCAtccgcccctcccgccgccgccccgtcccggTGGCTtgaaccccggcggcggctgccaccccggcggcggttggcTGAAGAAGTCGTGGAGATCCgcgtagtcgtcgtcgctgtagtcgtcgtcgtagtagtcgtcgtcgtagtcgtcgtcgtcgctgtactcgtcggactcgtcgtcgtcgtcccgctTAGATCCTCCACCCTTCTTGCCCCCGTTGGCGTCGCGTCGATTGTCCGGCCGTGGGAACCGGCCCTCCGCGAACGTAAAGGTTTGTCCGCCCCTGAACCCGCCTCCGAAGAAGAACGATTCGaagaaggacgcggcgaaatCCCTCATGTCGTCTGCGGATTCGAAGATGTCCGCCAccgcatcctcgtcgtcctcgcgcgtcaggCACTCGTACGCGCTGACCACCTCCTTGAACTtctgctcggcgtcgggatCTCCCGGGTTTTTGTCGGGGTGATGCTTCAGCGCGAGTTTCCTGCGATGGTTGAACGAGGGACGGGCGGCGTTCAGCGCGAATCgggccgaggaggcgggcgcgagacCGGGGCGTCGCTCGGTTCGTGGCGAAGAAGTTTTAGTCGCACACAGCGGTGCTCCAGATCCGAGCGGAAAGGCGGGTACGGGGCGGCACGCGACCCTTACCTGTACGCCTGGCGCAGGGCGTTGGCATCCAGATCATCCGAGACGCCCAAAAtctggagcgcggcggacctctTCATCGCTCACGctcgacggacccgcggTCCTTCCGCCCTCTCGTTCGAAAAGCAAGACGACGCGCAAATATCCAGTTCGAATAAAGCGTCGTCCTTCGATGCCGGAAACGCGGAACTCCGGCGGGTTCCGAGGGCGGATCGGGAGGCGACGTGTCGCGCCTCGATCCGCACCGATCGGGTAAGGTCACCCGGGCTTCTCACGTCAGTCGCTGCCCTCGCACCTGCGTGCCTCGGCCGTGTGATGCGCAACCTCTCGGAGCTATGACTCACAACACGGGAAAAGCAATTTTGAGCGCTCTTTCGTACGGGAACCAGTCACGCGATGGCCTCGGGAGTGCAAACAGCAGAGAGGGTGCCCATCCACGGACTGACTCGGGTGGTTAAAACTTCTGGTACTCGGTTTACATCGGGGACTAGCTAGCGCGTCCTCCTCACCAGCGCTTGGTGAGGGACATGAGCAGGCTCATAAACTCCAGCGGGTTCCCCTTCTTAttcccgcccgccccggcgccccccgcgcctcgcccggcGAACCACGTCCGCCAGCCCACCAGCAGGACCCCGTTGGCCACCATGGCGACAATCGCAAAGGGCACCGGCGGGACCGCGCCTTTGCCGATGGACCGAAGCACCAGGCCGGCGGGAACCCCCGCGATCACAcctttcgccgcggcgaacgcggcgttaCTCGTCTTGGTACTCTGCGATCGGTCGTATCGGGAAGGGAACGGGGTGTCGGAGGTCAGCGATGCGGAGGAGACGCGACTGGGGGCGAGTGAGTGAGGGCACGACTAGTGAGGGGCGATGAGATGAGCGAacgagcggcgacgtcgggcgctcaccctcgcgtcctcgccgaacgTCCCCGTgaggggcgcggtggcgaaccATCCAATCAGAAACGGCAGCGCGGTCCCGAGCACGTCCCCGAAGAACATCCCCTCGCCGTGGTTCCCGcgcccgatcgccgcgaaggcAAGGATGGCGAGCGCATCCCCagccgcgagcttggcgctcCTGAGCGCGGgatcctcggcctcgccgtccaCCTTCGCCACGCCCTGGAAGGCGTCCCTGCTGCGTTGCTCCACCGGGATGACCTTGATacccgagggcggcgcgttcgcgtcggggcCCGATCCCAGAGGGGCGGGtttgggcgccgcgtccgggtcgcgtcgccggaacCGCCCCTTGGTCTcggtgggcgcgggctcggcttcggcggcgcggatgcgtgcggcgcgacggtgggaGCGATGATGGGTCGGGGagtccgagcgcgtcgagcggagagagcgcgcgccgagggggCGCGCCAGGGAGGCCGCGAACGACATGCCGCCGGGGCTTCGCGTCTCGGCGAGTGATGCGGATAAGCTTGCGGTCAGCGCCGACGCTTCGCGG contains:
- a CDS encoding predicted protein, which gives rise to MSFAASLARPLGARSLRSTRSDSPTHHRSHRRAARIRAAEAEPAPTETKGRFRRRDPDAAPKPAPLGSGPDANAPPSGIKVIPVEQRSRDAFQGVAKVDGEAEDPALRSAKLAAGDALAILAFAAIGRGNHGEGMFFGDVLGTALPFLIGWFATAPLTGTFGEDARSTKTSNAAFAAAKGVIAGVPAGLVLRSIGKGAVPPVPFAIVAMVANGVLLVGWRTWFAGRGAGGAGAGGNKKGNPLEFMSLLMSLTKRW
- a CDS encoding predicted protein, producing the protein MAFVYRARRSTGMSSTATSECRIPRRAQKTLHIQHVSPDAQPPQALGPGSYGGAREHKSTRGAPFGTAKRDTGMVRPGRVPGPGAYGDWALSVTGIGAHRPSTVSKGFGGGPRLAPDASLASPGPGTYYDHGANLWIKRVGSGREGPSSRSRGSPHRTLSATTTTSSSSTARRAERSKTPGAARPPSATPPSIPSRARSHGYVDPSPDSASRDMIPAPVPRGRVHAYDGVGDDRIGPDRYSPTMTAVDVSRCTDFASSRSRRAPVPASPRRSPGARHLDEVTTRLAPMAYAGGADERDAANDPSKESKESKESKESVDEKGSVESPEKASPSVVRGVPSTAGHVAVRRGSASDSGRARRRRSAGMPTPGPGEYAGAASSGFDRLRSPSRLERLGGSERGRRGMESARAHGRSSAWDDDIASPGGGKGAEGAAGVKGTTRKPPPLAVDATGRLEDSAGDVSDRFSDRFSLRTRRASSAMGRRSPLPQTGFGTSVRSSLSAGAHSPGPGAYDAIVPGMNSPSPSSRKGTFGRSLSGENLSSLTPSPGSDSPGPGAYDSPSGRKTPSSPSTRSHQVAGFVTAARKNVAGAGFVRGLSAGRVSLDSDDGAARERTPNRGFGRQAARGKGDAPVPDFPGPGAYDAEYGTNDAWERRKRAGVDRSATLRTTLLSKHNFEAKSPTHGSPGPGHYDCVGSNWRGGAGGGRSGFRSGSERGGDPAFTSPSPGPGLYYPRDTIVRRSHNVTAR
- a CDS encoding predicted protein, whose amino-acid sequence is MKRSAALQILGVSDDLDANALRQAYRKLALKHHPDKNPGDPDAEQKFKEVVSAYECLTREDDEDAVADIFESADDMRDFAASFFESFFFGGGFRGGQTFTFAEGRFPRPDNRRDANGGKKGGGSKRDDDDESDEYSDDDDYDDDYYDDDYSDDDYADLHDFFSQPPPGWQPPPGFKPPGRGGGGRGGWFGEKPPRRSSRGEGSGSVDDDELFERLERMRKEAARYAAELARKDDEARRAKQPLEKLQRPTLVSRTDTSITLNLHRSKNTNQTLPKDRCWELSLTKERERDYSVFTSVKGKTVVTVSDLIPGTRYCFKARVGRVEPDGDVSEWGPYSVESAYATSGKAPPEHHGRASHGAKADADKGAAAENGDVAEAIHGTMSKKAKKRAAKERAAAEEAEAAAKGASAAQQAAAETSAAADRQAALRRAAEAAAEREMAEMEEIRRKMESKKAKDKTADAASSQAQELAGHQPAGNTEGLSKKALQRKKKKEKLAAETAQRLEREAASAPAVTDEELARRLQAEEGGYKYQPGTFESDEALARRLQAEEDKYKTHAPPSHHHHHHHHQQQHHQPEHQQNPANTQGRQQQIAAAHQYAAQRQQQQQSAFAAAPNAAAVPPLPRGAPPPPPPHPPPPPPGGPPPPANRVPTPKAPGAPPLPPGPRPGTNSRGAAPPPPMPPPGAPPGGMRQNPYAAAAQNPYEFAATAAGAYSSGDSRADSWQQERQPDDGGNPYYSGNSHTWQQHQQQHQQQHHRDERWRTPDPWAAINGGGFELPSDDDFVGAVRDHADERPTQRIQRGGSNNGSSHSGYPVGSPGGSAYGSAPREGGAWSNGVGGAWSNDETETGWTDSAHGYGADSMTDSRTNSRIESAAHGYSQQQLQQHQQHHQHHQHQYSYAPGSSPPVGSHGTSLAGMDSYGGIFGTSPGSAHGSYGGGGGMWSTLEPSKPPAVGGASQHAAAAAHPPVVKRGGLGGVSLEGDMDGLNLGGGLFPPGGSTFSFLEDNGGS
- a CDS encoding predicted protein, with product MSTKRVRRDAPGDASVLLALPLELLPEIFSHLTRREAAGAKGTCRVLRDVCRSLESEEPGRKLYHRLRLMVACSSTAEVVEFSLRGQDPPKRVAVGRAWAKSDKVKRFRRKDGPWLTGIALSPDGDRLYCQCYHEVGTVVLDGKTLEYKRMYLPPQKEWRFPPEHPDTPLMPGDWQIQGPEGIACAGDKVYTTFADGKVGCIYLNKAKAYAPMSLAAGWIDRYVHNLGSLWMEGTDPIYAFCQTATARHCCEIYARLGEVYEQTWRPNAPTPSWKLAGPCCFHRHAPGAMQEPYHQDMIEQGLEDNVFKVYGYVAWGCDVGPDGALYVAVDRDHQPTGNNYTLPPGKCPIPTCERRKTGVIMRVVFADYRSVSSQAIIGQEFYTKGEHLARPSGLTFTPDGDMLVASMDGCVSKFGGPRSPRRGEFLGVFHSLKARDERYIEGMSKEIKEMVDEGGVPAGLATLGLDKIPLQPLDVWAPRRQGGRVFISVHRALEKSDPLRGWYDDAGVIVCDGAGNEIDFIRDPHIAEHCNMMTGE